One stretch of Nocardioides perillae DNA includes these proteins:
- a CDS encoding MBL fold metallo-hydrolase, producing the protein MLIAGFPAGPWGTNCYVVATGPGSECVVVDPGKDSADGVAQVVREHRLKPVSVLVTHGHVDHVWCVAPVAGTYDATAWVHPADRHLLSDPMAGMSRETTSMLLGGSYEWAEPDDVRELADLQVLELAGLRFVVDHAPGHTEGSVTFRTPYDVPEVSEVMFSGDLLFAGSIGRTDLPGGDHPTMLRSLRDKVLPLADDVVVLPGHGEQTSIGRERATNPFLLDLEDTPPVTRGL; encoded by the coding sequence GTGCTGATCGCCGGATTCCCCGCAGGTCCGTGGGGCACCAACTGCTACGTCGTGGCCACGGGCCCGGGCAGCGAGTGCGTCGTGGTCGACCCCGGCAAGGACTCCGCCGACGGGGTCGCCCAGGTGGTGCGCGAGCACCGCCTCAAGCCGGTCTCCGTGCTCGTCACCCACGGCCACGTGGACCACGTGTGGTGCGTGGCGCCGGTCGCCGGCACCTACGACGCGACCGCGTGGGTGCACCCCGCCGACCGCCACCTGCTGAGCGACCCGATGGCCGGGATGTCGCGCGAGACCACCTCCATGCTGCTGGGCGGCTCCTACGAGTGGGCCGAGCCCGACGACGTGCGCGAGCTGGCCGACCTGCAGGTGCTCGAGCTGGCCGGGCTGCGCTTCGTCGTCGACCACGCGCCGGGCCACACGGAGGGCTCGGTCACCTTCCGCACGCCCTACGACGTGCCGGAGGTCTCCGAGGTGATGTTCTCCGGCGACCTGCTCTTCGCCGGGTCGATCGGGCGCACCGACCTGCCGGGGGGAGACCACCCCACGATGCTGCGCAGCCTGCGCGACAAGGTGCTGCCGCTGGCCGACGACGTGGTGGTGCTGCCCGGCCACGGCGAGCAGACCTCGATCGGCCGCGAGCGCGCCACCAACCCGTTCCTGCTCGACCTGGAGGACACCCCTCCCGTCACCCGAGGGCTGTGA
- a CDS encoding DUF349 domain-containing protein, translating into MTAHEWGRVAEDGTVYVRTADGERAVGSYPEGTPEEALHFFTERYAALAFEVELLEKRVNGGKLSPDEAATSVKTVREQVVDAHAVGDLDSLAGRLDALGPVIAVQREARKAERAQKVAAAKQAKERIVVEAESIAEGSDWRSGANRLRDLLEEWKALPRLDRPSDDALWRRFSSARTSYTRRRKAHFAELNEKREGARAVKERLASEAEALAGSTEWGPTAGRFRDLMRDWKAAGPAPREVDDKLWKRFRGAQDQFFAARDAANAELDQEFAGNAEVKERLLVEAEALLPVTDVEAAKRAFRDIAEKWDAAGKVPRDRMKELEGRIRKVEQAIRSVEDEQWRRSDPEKSARADDMVAKLERGIADLEADLERARAAGDAGRVSRLGGDLESRRTFLEMARKAAADFS; encoded by the coding sequence GTGACGGCACATGAGTGGGGACGGGTCGCCGAGGACGGCACGGTCTACGTGCGGACCGCCGACGGCGAGCGCGCGGTCGGTTCCTACCCCGAGGGCACCCCCGAGGAGGCCCTGCACTTCTTCACCGAGCGCTACGCCGCGCTCGCCTTCGAGGTGGAGCTGCTCGAGAAGCGTGTCAACGGCGGCAAGCTGAGCCCCGACGAGGCCGCGACGTCGGTCAAGACCGTGCGCGAGCAGGTGGTCGACGCCCACGCGGTGGGCGACCTCGACTCCCTCGCCGGCCGGCTCGACGCCCTCGGCCCCGTCATCGCGGTCCAGCGCGAGGCCCGCAAGGCCGAGCGCGCCCAGAAGGTCGCGGCCGCCAAGCAGGCCAAGGAGCGCATCGTCGTCGAGGCGGAGTCGATCGCCGAGGGCAGCGACTGGCGCAGCGGCGCCAACCGGCTGCGCGACCTGCTCGAGGAGTGGAAGGCGCTCCCCCGCCTCGACCGTCCCTCCGACGACGCGCTCTGGCGCCGCTTCTCCTCCGCGCGCACCTCCTACACCCGGCGCCGCAAGGCCCACTTCGCCGAGCTCAACGAGAAGCGCGAGGGCGCCCGCGCGGTCAAGGAGCGTCTGGCCAGCGAGGCCGAGGCCCTCGCCGGCTCCACGGAGTGGGGCCCGACCGCCGGCCGCTTCCGCGACCTGATGCGCGACTGGAAGGCCGCCGGCCCCGCCCCCCGCGAGGTCGACGACAAGCTCTGGAAGCGCTTCCGGGGCGCCCAGGACCAGTTCTTCGCCGCCCGCGACGCGGCGAACGCCGAGCTCGACCAGGAGTTCGCCGGCAACGCCGAGGTCAAGGAGCGGCTGCTCGTCGAGGCCGAGGCGTTGCTGCCCGTCACCGACGTCGAGGCGGCCAAGCGCGCCTTCCGCGACATCGCCGAGAAGTGGGACGCCGCCGGCAAGGTGCCGCGCGACCGGATGAAGGAGCTCGAGGGCCGCATCCGCAAGGTCGAGCAGGCCATCCGCTCCGTCGAGGACGAGCAGTGGCGGCGCAGCGACCCCGAGAAGTCCGCGCGCGCGGACGACATGGTGGCCAAGCTCGAGCGCGGCATCGCCGACCTCGAGGCCGACCTCGAGCGGGCCCGCGCCGCCGGCGACGCCGGCAGGGTCTCGCGCCTCGGGGGTGACCTCGAGTCGCGCCGCACCTTCCTCGAGATGGCCCGCAAGGCCGCCGCCGACTTCTCGTAG
- a CDS encoding RelA/SpoT family protein, which yields MRARLARIGTRAPSANPVLEPLFRAVRANHPKADLALIERAYAVAERMHDGQMRKSGDPYITHPLAVTTILADIGMTEPTLCAALLHDTVEDTPYTLEQLRTDFGDEVALLVDGVTKLDKVQYGDSAQAETIRKMIVAMSRDIRVLVIKLADRLHNMRTLRYVKQETQERKARETLDIYAPLAHRLGMNTLKWELEDLAFATLHPKIYDEIVRLVAERAPSRDQFLAEVIQRVESDLRDARIKAKVTGRPKHYYSIYQKMIVGGREFSDIYDLVGIRILVDEDRDCYSALGVLHSRWNPVLGRFKDYVAMPKFNMYQSLHTTVIGPQGKPVEVQIRTFAQHRRAEYGVAAHWKYKEDGRAGVDTERRGDMDDMSWVRQLLDWQSEVEDPGEFLESLRFEINRAEVYVFTPRGDVIALPVGATPVDFAYAVHTEVGHHTIGSRVNGRLVPLESTLDNGDVVEVFTSKAPTAGPSRDWLAFVKSPRARNKIRQHFTKERREEAVERGKDAIARQMRKEGLPLKRLLSHDTLTQAAVHYKLADITALYAAVGENNLSAQAVVRHVLELHGGSEGAAEDLAEAVTITGRRSRRSATPRSTDSGVVVKGVADLWVKLAKCCTPVPPDPILGFVTKGGGVSVHRRDCTNATHLQGQPERLLDVEWAPTSQSTFLVNIQVEALDRARLLSDITMALSDAHVNILSATLSTTRDRVAKSRFSFEMGDAMHLDTVLKAVRAVPGVFDAYRVTQ from the coding sequence ATGCGGGCCCGCCTGGCGCGCATCGGCACCCGCGCGCCGTCGGCCAACCCGGTCCTCGAGCCGCTCTTCCGGGCGGTGCGCGCCAACCACCCGAAGGCCGACCTCGCGCTGATCGAACGGGCGTACGCCGTCGCGGAGCGCATGCACGACGGGCAGATGCGCAAGAGCGGTGACCCCTACATCACCCACCCGCTGGCCGTGACCACGATCCTCGCCGACATCGGCATGACCGAGCCGACGCTGTGCGCGGCCCTGCTGCACGACACGGTCGAGGACACGCCCTACACCCTCGAGCAGCTGCGCACCGACTTCGGCGACGAGGTCGCCCTGCTCGTCGACGGCGTCACCAAGCTCGACAAGGTGCAGTACGGCGACTCCGCCCAGGCCGAGACCATCCGCAAGATGATCGTCGCGATGAGCCGCGACATCCGCGTGCTCGTCATCAAGCTGGCCGACCGGCTGCACAACATGCGCACGCTGCGCTACGTCAAGCAGGAGACCCAGGAGCGCAAGGCCCGCGAGACCCTCGACATCTACGCCCCGCTGGCGCACCGGCTCGGCATGAACACCCTCAAGTGGGAGCTCGAGGACCTCGCCTTCGCCACGCTCCACCCCAAGATCTACGACGAGATCGTGCGGCTCGTGGCCGAGCGCGCGCCGTCGCGCGACCAGTTCCTCGCCGAGGTGATCCAGCGCGTGGAGTCCGACCTGCGCGACGCCCGCATCAAGGCCAAGGTCACCGGGCGGCCGAAGCACTACTACTCGATCTACCAGAAGATGATCGTCGGGGGCCGGGAGTTCTCCGACATCTACGACCTGGTCGGCATCCGCATCCTCGTCGACGAGGACCGCGACTGCTACTCCGCGCTCGGCGTGCTCCACTCGCGGTGGAACCCCGTGCTCGGGCGGTTCAAGGACTACGTCGCGATGCCGAAGTTCAACATGTACCAGTCGCTGCACACGACCGTCATCGGGCCGCAGGGCAAGCCGGTCGAGGTGCAGATCCGCACCTTCGCCCAGCACCGCCGCGCGGAGTACGGCGTCGCGGCGCACTGGAAGTACAAGGAGGACGGCCGCGCCGGCGTCGACACCGAGCGCCGCGGCGACATGGACGACATGTCGTGGGTGCGCCAGCTGCTGGACTGGCAGTCCGAGGTCGAGGACCCGGGCGAGTTCCTCGAGTCGCTGCGCTTCGAGATCAACCGCGCCGAGGTCTACGTCTTCACCCCGCGCGGCGACGTCATCGCGCTCCCGGTGGGTGCGACCCCGGTCGACTTCGCCTACGCCGTGCACACCGAGGTCGGCCACCACACGATCGGCTCGCGGGTCAACGGGCGGCTGGTGCCGCTCGAGTCGACCCTCGACAACGGCGACGTCGTCGAGGTGTTCACCTCGAAGGCCCCCACGGCGGGGCCGTCACGCGACTGGCTCGCCTTCGTCAAGTCGCCGCGCGCCCGCAACAAGATCCGCCAGCACTTCACCAAGGAGCGGCGCGAGGAGGCGGTCGAGCGCGGCAAGGACGCGATCGCCCGGCAGATGCGCAAGGAGGGGCTGCCCCTCAAGCGGTTGCTGAGCCACGACACGCTCACCCAGGCGGCCGTGCACTACAAGCTCGCCGACATCACCGCCCTCTACGCCGCCGTCGGCGAGAACAACCTCTCGGCCCAGGCCGTCGTGCGCCACGTGCTCGAGCTGCACGGCGGCAGCGAGGGGGCGGCGGAGGACCTCGCCGAGGCCGTCACGATCACCGGTCGCCGGAGCCGGCGCAGCGCGACGCCGCGGAGCACCGACTCCGGCGTCGTGGTCAAGGGCGTCGCCGACCTGTGGGTCAAGCTCGCGAAGTGCTGCACTCCCGTGCCGCCCGACCCGATCCTCGGCTTCGTCACCAAGGGCGGTGGTGTCTCGGTGCACCGACGCGACTGCACCAACGCCACCCACCTGCAGGGCCAGCCCGAGCGGCTCCTCGACGTCGAGTGGGCGCCGACCTCGCAGTCGACCTTCCTGGTCAACATCCAGGTCGAGGCGCTCGACCGCGCCCGCCTGCTCTCCGACATCACCATGGCGCTCAGCGACGCGCACGTGAACATCCTCAGCGCGACCCTCAGCACCACCCGCGACCGGGTCGCGAAGTCGCGCTTCTCCTTCGAGATGGGCGACGCGATGCACCTCGACACGGTGCTCAAGGCCGTCCGTGCCGTCCCCGGCGTCTTCGACGCCTACCGCGTCACGCAGTAG
- a CDS encoding adenine phosphoribosyltransferase has product MVRDVPDFPEPGVLFKDITPLLADHAGLRAVVDGLAAAGRDAEGRPVVDAVVGLEARGFVLAAPVALALGVGFVPVRKAGKLPGETHEVAYALEYGEAVLQVHRDAVAPGARVLVVDDVLATGGTLAAARALVEACGAHVHAASLLMEISALPGRAALGDLPLHVLTTV; this is encoded by the coding sequence CTGGTCCGCGACGTCCCGGACTTCCCGGAGCCGGGGGTGCTCTTCAAGGACATCACGCCGCTGCTCGCCGACCACGCCGGCCTGCGCGCGGTGGTCGACGGCCTGGCCGCAGCCGGCCGCGACGCCGAGGGACGCCCCGTCGTCGACGCGGTCGTCGGGCTCGAGGCCCGCGGCTTCGTGCTCGCCGCGCCGGTGGCCCTCGCCCTCGGCGTCGGCTTCGTGCCGGTGCGCAAGGCGGGCAAGCTCCCGGGGGAGACCCACGAGGTCGCCTACGCCCTCGAGTACGGCGAGGCCGTCCTGCAGGTCCACCGCGACGCCGTCGCCCCCGGTGCCCGGGTGCTCGTGGTCGACGACGTCCTCGCCACCGGCGGCACCCTCGCGGCGGCCCGTGCCCTCGTCGAGGCCTGCGGTGCCCACGTCCACGCGGCCTCGCTGCTCATGGAGATCAGCGCGCTCCCCGGGCGCGCTGCGCTCGGCGACCTCCCGCTGCACGTGCTCACCACGGTCTGA
- a CDS encoding SecDF P1 head subdomain-containing protein, with translation MARGSRPGRLLAVAGLVLAVLYGLVALGGEWTPRPGVETGGGTRLVVPVTDAGAADLARARDVLAERLDDAGVPAARVRTAADGLVVEVPPRTPRSVLDSVVRPAELSVRVVARSGFPAAAEPTASPSASPSASTSASPSAESSADPSADPSAGPSTEPSAGPSTEPSASPTPLDGGELVDDPVAWAARPDVASGEAFDAARCPTRGAPGEDDLDRPVVACDANGLAYLLSAAVVDGSAVDGVEAVLPTGRTTWGLALDLDGDGTRAFGAMTQRLEGTGRQFALVVDGQVVAAPQTSAVTDGRPQISADLTEAEAEALAASLRSGSLPVALAGEPESTTVPASLPAGALGTGVLVGGLLALVATFAAVVRLGVLGLLVPAALLTGTALTHAGLLLLARGLDLALTPAAWAALPLGPALAAGSAALLLALARTERAAGASAGAAVDTATRRTQRLALAGDAVVAAAGLALLVLGRGDALDGVGVLLLLAAAVGLLTRVGVVAPLVELLVARPATRSSAPAGERALAARPRERVGALAVLGVAALATLGLLVRPLDAGVDLAGGRLGGPGAALGAVGATWDATDTRWLVAACAVLVLVVLGALAGWAGRRQVVPAALVPPALAVATALGLAAWTGVAVGAATVAAVVLVGVVALAAGAVVLGAVTGRGPQGAARARTTRRQAAELAAAPAAAWPTTVAAVVAVPALAVLVAALVADGGSGEVAPASLALAGGTVLAAAATVLLAVPALVALDERDPAIREADRRVLARRRHDSEAPRPSAGTAKSAKSAKSAKRSGASTASGGSGAVRPAPARGPVARSASAGRQQPTRKTRAKRGKK, from the coding sequence GTGGCCCGGGGCTCGCGCCCGGGACGACTCCTCGCCGTCGCCGGGCTGGTGCTGGCCGTCCTCTACGGCCTGGTCGCGCTCGGCGGCGAGTGGACGCCCCGGCCGGGGGTGGAGACCGGCGGTGGGACCCGGTTGGTGGTCCCGGTCACCGACGCCGGTGCCGCCGACCTGGCCCGGGCGCGCGACGTCCTGGCCGAGCGGCTCGACGACGCCGGCGTGCCCGCGGCGCGCGTGCGCACCGCCGCCGACGGCCTCGTGGTCGAGGTGCCGCCCCGCACCCCGCGGTCGGTGCTCGACTCGGTCGTGCGACCCGCCGAGCTGAGCGTGCGCGTCGTGGCCCGCTCCGGTTTCCCCGCCGCCGCCGAGCCCACCGCTAGCCCGTCGGCGAGCCCGTCCGCGAGCACCTCCGCGAGCCCCTCCGCGGAGTCCTCCGCCGACCCGTCCGCCGACCCGTCCGCGGGCCCCTCGACCGAGCCGTCCGCGGGCCCCTCGACCGAGCCGTCCGCCAGCCCGACGCCGCTCGACGGCGGGGAGCTGGTCGACGACCCCGTCGCCTGGGCCGCGCGCCCCGACGTGGCCTCGGGCGAGGCGTTCGACGCGGCACGCTGCCCGACCCGGGGCGCGCCCGGCGAGGACGACCTCGACCGGCCGGTCGTCGCCTGCGACGCGAACGGCCTGGCCTACCTGCTCTCCGCCGCCGTGGTCGACGGCTCCGCGGTCGACGGGGTCGAGGCAGTGCTGCCCACCGGCCGCACCACCTGGGGGCTGGCCCTCGACCTCGACGGCGACGGCACCCGCGCCTTCGGCGCGATGACCCAGCGCCTCGAGGGCACGGGTCGCCAATTCGCCCTGGTCGTGGACGGCCAGGTCGTCGCGGCGCCCCAGACCAGCGCCGTCACCGACGGGCGCCCGCAGATCTCCGCCGACCTCACCGAGGCCGAGGCCGAGGCGCTGGCCGCCAGCCTGCGCTCCGGGTCGCTGCCCGTGGCGCTCGCCGGCGAGCCGGAGTCGACGACGGTGCCCGCGTCGCTGCCGGCCGGCGCCCTCGGCACCGGTGTCCTGGTGGGAGGCCTCCTCGCGCTCGTCGCGACCTTCGCGGCCGTGGTGCGCCTGGGGGTGCTGGGCCTGCTGGTGCCGGCCGCCCTCCTGACCGGCACCGCGCTCACCCACGCCGGCCTGCTGCTGCTCGCGCGCGGGCTCGACCTCGCCCTCACGCCGGCGGCGTGGGCCGCGCTCCCGCTCGGCCCCGCGCTCGCCGCCGGCTCCGCTGCCCTGCTGCTCGCCCTGGCCCGCACCGAGCGTGCCGCCGGGGCCTCGGCGGGCGCCGCGGTCGACACCGCGACCCGCCGCACCCAGCGCCTCGCCCTGGCCGGCGACGCGGTGGTGGCAGCGGCCGGCCTGGCGCTGCTCGTCCTCGGCCGTGGTGACGCCCTCGACGGGGTCGGCGTGCTCCTGCTGCTCGCCGCCGCGGTCGGCCTGCTCACGCGCGTCGGCGTCGTCGCCCCGCTGGTGGAGCTGCTGGTCGCGCGGCCCGCGACCCGGTCGAGCGCCCCCGCGGGTGAGCGAGCCCTCGCCGCGCGGCCGCGGGAGCGTGTCGGCGCGCTCGCCGTCCTGGGCGTCGCCGCGCTCGCCACGCTCGGCCTGCTGGTGCGCCCGCTCGACGCCGGCGTCGACCTCGCCGGAGGTCGCCTCGGCGGGCCCGGTGCGGCCCTCGGTGCGGTGGGTGCGACCTGGGACGCCACCGACACCCGCTGGCTCGTCGCCGCCTGCGCCGTGCTCGTGCTCGTCGTGCTGGGCGCGCTCGCAGGCTGGGCCGGTCGCCGGCAGGTCGTGCCGGCCGCCCTGGTGCCTCCGGCCCTGGCCGTCGCCACCGCGCTGGGCCTGGCGGCCTGGACCGGCGTCGCCGTCGGTGCGGCCACGGTCGCCGCGGTCGTGCTCGTCGGCGTCGTCGCCCTCGCCGCGGGCGCGGTGGTGCTCGGCGCCGTCACCGGTCGCGGTCCGCAGGGTGCCGCACGTGCCCGCACCACCCGACGGCAGGCCGCCGAGCTGGCCGCCGCCCCCGCTGCTGCCTGGCCGACCACGGTCGCCGCGGTCGTCGCGGTGCCTGCCCTGGCCGTCCTCGTCGCCGCCCTCGTCGCCGACGGTGGCTCCGGCGAGGTCGCCCCCGCCTCGCTCGCCCTCGCCGGCGGCACCGTCCTGGCCGCGGCCGCGACCGTCCTGCTCGCGGTGCCCGCGCTCGTCGCCCTCGACGAGCGCGACCCCGCGATCCGCGAGGCCGACCGCCGCGTGCTGGCCCGCCGTCGGCACGACAGTGAGGCGCCGCGCCCGTCGGCCGGGACGGCCAAGTCGGCCAAGTCGGCCAAGTCGGCCAAGCGGTCCGGCGCGTCGACGGCGAGCGGTGGGTCGGGGGCCGTCCGTCCCGCCCCGGCCCGCGGTCCGGTGGCCCGCTCCGCCTCGGCCGGACGCCAGCAGCCCACCCGCAAGACGCGCGCGAAGCGCGGGAAGAAGTGA
- the yajC gene encoding preprotein translocase subunit YajC has protein sequence MEFLPIIAIALLFWLLLIRPQAKRQKELSRMQSSLRPGDEVMMGSGIFATVTAIDDDRARVHVEVAPGVQLQVARGAIAQVVEQADRLDEVDGTTAPDDASDLVDPTDPTSRRDEQGPRGDH, from the coding sequence GTGGAGTTCCTGCCCATCATCGCCATCGCCCTGCTCTTCTGGCTGCTGCTGATCCGGCCGCAGGCCAAGCGGCAGAAGGAGCTCTCCCGCATGCAGTCGTCGCTGCGGCCGGGCGACGAGGTGATGATGGGCTCGGGCATCTTCGCCACGGTCACCGCCATCGACGACGACCGTGCCCGGGTGCACGTCGAGGTCGCCCCGGGCGTGCAGCTGCAGGTGGCCCGTGGCGCGATCGCCCAGGTGGTCGAGCAGGCCGACCGTCTCGACGAGGTCGACGGCACCACGGCCCCCGACGACGCCAGCGACCTCGTCGACCCGACCGACCCGACCTCGCGCCGCGACGAGCAGGGCCCGCGCGGGGACCACTGA
- the ruvB gene encoding Holliday junction branch migration DNA helicase RuvB has translation MRTLTAAEAEGDERAVEAALRPRTLDEVVGQVRVREQLGLVLEAARRRGRAPDHVLLSGPPGLGKTTLAMIIAAEMGSPLRLTSGPAITHAGDLAAILSGMVEGDVLFVDEIHRMSRPAEEMLYLAMEDFRVDVVIGKGPGATAIPLEIPPFTLVGATTRAGLLPGPLRDRFGFTAHLEFYEPDELELIVRRSADLLGVELAGGGAAEIASRSRGTPRIANRLLRRVRDYAQVRADGVVTQPVARTALDLYEVDSSGLDRLDRAVLDVLCRRFGGGPVGVSTLAVAVGEERETVEEVAEPFLVRSGLLARTPRGRVATPAAWEHLGLPVPAASAWGAWVGGQPGGAGEPGDAALFDDDPST, from the coding sequence CTGCGCACCCTGACCGCGGCCGAGGCCGAGGGCGACGAGCGGGCCGTCGAGGCCGCGCTGCGCCCGCGCACCCTCGACGAGGTGGTCGGGCAGGTGCGGGTGCGCGAGCAGCTCGGGCTGGTCCTCGAGGCCGCGCGTCGCCGCGGTCGCGCTCCCGACCACGTGCTGCTCTCGGGCCCCCCGGGCCTCGGCAAGACGACGCTGGCGATGATCATCGCCGCCGAGATGGGCAGCCCGCTGCGGCTCACCAGCGGCCCCGCGATCACCCACGCCGGCGACCTCGCCGCGATCTTGTCGGGCATGGTCGAGGGCGACGTGCTCTTCGTCGACGAGATCCACCGGATGTCGCGACCGGCCGAGGAGATGCTCTACCTCGCCATGGAGGACTTCCGCGTCGACGTGGTCATCGGCAAGGGCCCGGGTGCCACCGCCATCCCGCTGGAGATCCCGCCCTTCACGCTGGTCGGCGCGACGACCCGTGCGGGGCTGCTGCCGGGGCCGCTGCGCGACCGCTTCGGCTTCACCGCGCACCTGGAGTTCTACGAGCCCGACGAGCTCGAGCTCATCGTGCGGCGCTCCGCCGACCTGCTGGGCGTCGAGCTGGCCGGGGGAGGCGCGGCCGAGATCGCGTCGCGCTCGCGCGGCACTCCCCGCATCGCCAACCGGCTGCTGCGCCGCGTGCGCGACTACGCCCAGGTGCGCGCCGACGGCGTCGTCACGCAGCCGGTGGCGCGCACCGCGCTCGACCTCTACGAGGTCGACTCCTCCGGTCTCGACCGGCTCGACCGGGCGGTCCTCGACGTGCTGTGCCGCCGCTTCGGAGGCGGGCCGGTGGGCGTCTCGACGCTCGCGGTGGCCGTGGGGGAGGAGCGCGAGACCGTCGAGGAGGTCGCCGAGCCGTTCCTCGTGCGCAGCGGGCTGCTCGCCCGCACCCCGCGCGGTCGCGTCGCGACGCCCGCGGCCTGGGAGCACCTCGGCCTGCCGGTGCCGGCGGCGAGCGCGTGGGGCGCCTGGGTCGGCGGACAGCCCGGCGGGGCAGGAGAGCCGGGTGACGCCGCGCTCTTCGACGACGACCCGTCGACGTAG
- the ruvA gene encoding Holliday junction branch migration protein RuvA, which translates to MIAFVRGRVAEVGLTSAVLEVGGAAGGVGLELLCTPGTLAALRLGAEASLPTSMVVREESLTLFGFADDDEKQVFELVQTASGVGPKLAQAMLAVLSPDAVRRAVADEDVKTLTRVPGIGQKGAQRIILELRDRIGAPVGAAPLPGAPAPGAAPWRDQVAQGLVGLGWSAKEADKAVEAVADQAGDRPDVGALLRAALQTLSRA; encoded by the coding sequence ATGATCGCGTTCGTCCGCGGCCGGGTCGCCGAGGTCGGCCTCACCAGTGCCGTGCTCGAGGTCGGCGGCGCCGCCGGCGGGGTCGGACTCGAGCTGCTGTGCACCCCGGGCACCCTCGCCGCGCTGCGCCTCGGCGCGGAGGCGTCGCTGCCCACCAGCATGGTGGTGCGCGAGGAGTCGCTGACCCTCTTCGGCTTCGCCGACGACGACGAGAAGCAGGTCTTCGAGCTCGTGCAGACCGCCTCGGGCGTCGGCCCCAAGCTGGCCCAGGCGATGCTCGCCGTGCTCAGCCCCGACGCCGTGCGCCGCGCCGTCGCCGACGAGGACGTCAAGACCCTCACCCGCGTCCCCGGCATCGGCCAGAAGGGTGCGCAGCGCATCATCCTCGAGCTGCGCGACCGCATCGGCGCCCCGGTCGGCGCCGCGCCCCTCCCCGGCGCCCCCGCCCCGGGCGCCGCGCCCTGGCGCGACCAGGTCGCCCAGGGCCTCGTCGGTCTCGGCTGGTCGGCCAAGGAGGCCGACAAGGCGGTCGAGGCCGTCGCCGACCAGGCCGGGGACCGCCCCGACGTCGGCGCCCTGCTGCGCGCCGCCCTCCAGACGCTGAGCCGGGCCTGA
- the ruvC gene encoding crossover junction endodeoxyribonuclease RuvC produces the protein MGIDPGLTRCGMGLVEGDVGRPLRLVDVGVLRTSASEPVAVRLVTIERGIDAWIDEHRPDAVAVERVFARSDVSTVMGTAQASGIALVAAARRGLPVALHTPSEVKAAVSGSGRADKAQVGAMVTRILRLDAAPKPADAADALALAITHIWRGGAQARIDAAVAASRSRTPAGTRPRTVTGPAPARRRA, from the coding sequence CTGGGGATCGACCCGGGCCTGACCCGCTGCGGGATGGGCCTGGTCGAGGGCGACGTCGGGCGGCCCCTGCGCCTGGTCGACGTCGGCGTGCTCCGCACCTCGGCCAGCGAGCCCGTCGCGGTGCGCCTGGTCACCATCGAGCGCGGCATCGACGCCTGGATCGACGAGCACCGCCCCGACGCGGTCGCGGTCGAGCGGGTCTTCGCCCGCTCCGACGTCAGCACCGTCATGGGCACGGCGCAGGCCAGCGGCATCGCCCTGGTCGCCGCGGCGCGCCGCGGCCTGCCGGTGGCCCTGCACACGCCGAGCGAGGTGAAGGCGGCCGTCTCCGGCAGCGGCCGCGCCGACAAGGCGCAGGTCGGGGCGATGGTCACCCGCATCCTGCGCCTCGACGCCGCACCGAAGCCCGCCGACGCCGCCGACGCACTCGCGCTCGCGATCACCCACATCTGGCGCGGCGGGGCCCAGGCACGCATCGACGCCGCCGTGGCCGCGAGCCGGAGCCGGACGCCCGCCGGCACCCGACCCAGGACCGTCACCGGGCCCGCCCCGGCGAGGAGGAGAGCATGA
- a CDS encoding YebC/PmpR family DNA-binding transcriptional regulator translates to MSGHSKWATTKHKKAAIDAKRGKMFAKLIKNVEVAARMGGGDPAGNPTLYDAIQKAKKSSVPNDNIDRAVKRGSGAETGGADYSTITYEVYGAQGVGILVECLTDNKNRAAMEVRTAVTRNGGTMADPGSVSRLFHRKGVVVVAKSQDGKDVSEDDVLEATLDAGAEEVEDLGEQWQVVSEATDLVAVRTALQAAGLDYDSADVQFVATMDIPVDATAAGKVFKLVDALEDLDDVQDVYSNVDVSAEVMAELEDA, encoded by the coding sequence ATGTCAGGCCACTCCAAGTGGGCGACCACGAAGCACAAGAAGGCCGCGATCGACGCCAAGCGCGGCAAGATGTTCGCCAAGCTGATCAAGAACGTCGAGGTCGCGGCCCGCATGGGCGGCGGTGACCCGGCCGGCAACCCCACGCTCTACGACGCGATCCAGAAGGCCAAGAAGTCCTCGGTCCCCAACGACAACATCGACCGCGCGGTCAAGCGCGGCTCCGGTGCCGAGACCGGTGGCGCCGACTACTCGACGATCACCTACGAGGTGTACGGCGCGCAGGGCGTCGGCATCCTCGTCGAGTGCCTCACCGACAACAAGAACCGGGCCGCGATGGAGGTGCGCACCGCCGTCACGCGCAACGGCGGCACGATGGCCGACCCGGGCTCGGTCTCGCGACTCTTCCACCGCAAGGGTGTCGTGGTGGTCGCCAAGTCGCAGGACGGCAAGGACGTCAGCGAGGACGACGTCCTCGAGGCCACCCTCGACGCCGGCGCCGAGGAGGTGGAGGACCTCGGCGAGCAGTGGCAGGTCGTCTCCGAGGCCACCGACCTCGTGGCCGTCCGCACCGCGCTGCAGGCCGCCGGCCTCGACTACGACTCCGCCGACGTGCAGTTCGTCGCCACGATGGACATCCCCGTCGACGCGACCGCCGCGGGCAAGGTCTTCAAGCTCGTCGACGCCCTCGAGGACCTCGACGACGTGCAGGACGTCTACAGCAACGTCGACGTCTCGGCCGAGGTCATGGCCGAGCTCGAGGACGCGTAG